From a region of the Helicobacter hepaticus ATCC 51449 genome:
- the serB gene encoding phosphoserine phosphatase SerB translates to MKLVVFDFDSTLMDGETIDILAKAHNVSDEVAKITHKAMNGELDFYEALKSRVALLKGLSLQKTKEIAHNLPLMNGALPCVKALKAQNYKVVCFSGGFHIATDYFVDILGLDASFANILHHKDSILTGEVGGEMMFSDSKGIMLQRLQNLLSLTRKDTIVIGDGANDLSMFAYADVRIAFCAKEILKKEANILIETQDLREIPKALNIPFKE, encoded by the coding sequence ATGAAACTTGTTGTTTTTGATTTTGATTCTACTCTTATGGACGGCGAGACGATTGATATACTTGCCAAAGCGCATAATGTTAGTGACGAAGTTGCAAAAATCACTCACAAAGCGATGAATGGGGAACTTGATTTTTATGAAGCACTTAAAAGTCGTGTAGCGCTCTTAAAAGGATTAAGCCTACAAAAAACCAAAGAGATAGCGCATAATCTACCACTTATGAATGGTGCATTGCCTTGTGTAAAAGCCTTGAAAGCACAAAACTACAAAGTCGTATGCTTTAGCGGAGGATTCCATATTGCAACGGATTATTTTGTAGATATTTTGGGACTTGATGCAAGCTTTGCTAATATTTTGCATCATAAAGATTCTATTCTTACAGGCGAAGTGGGTGGGGAGATGATGTTTAGCGATTCTAAGGGTATAATGCTCCAACGCTTACAGAATCTCCTTAGCCTCACACGCAAAGATACAATTGTGATAGGCGATGGCGCAAATGATTTAAGTATGTTTGCCTATGCCGATGTGCGCATTGCCTTTTGTGCAAAGGAGATTCTTAAAAAAGAGGCAAATATTCTCATTGAGACGCAAGATTTAAGAGAAATTCCTAAAGCTCTCAATATTCCCTTTAAGGAGTAA